The following is a genomic window from Calditrichota bacterium.
ACCACCGTGTGGGCGGGAGACGCCTTTATGGGAAACATGGCCCGCGCCTGCCGGGAAAACGGGCTAACCATGCAATATTGTATGGCCCAGCCGCGGCATTTTTTGCAAGGTTCCAAATACGGGAATCTGACCACGATTCGGGTGAGCGGTGACCGGTTTAAACGAAAAGCCTGGATTCATTTTTTGTTTACGTCCCGGCTGGCCAGTGCTCTGGGGATTTACCCCTGGACGGACGTTTTTCGAAGCTGGGAGGTTCCCAACATGCTGTTGGCCACGCTTTCCGCCGGCATGGTAGGAACGGGAGATCCTATTGGGAAAGAAGACGCGGAAAATATTTTTCGGGCCGTTCGGAAGGACGGCGTCATTGTGAAACCCGATATTCCTCTGGTCCCTACGGACGAAACCTACTGGGCGCTTTCCGAAAATCCCAAGGCTCCAATTGCAGGATGGACCCTGACTAATTTTGGCAAACAAAGGGTGTACTACATTTTTCTCTGGAACCCAAACCAGAAGGCGCAGAAAGTGGTCGTAAATCCTGAGAATTTTGGGCTGAATCAATCAGCCGTGCTTTATGATTATTTTTCCGGCAAAGCCAAAATTTTGAAAAAAGGCAAAAAATTGAAGCGAAAGCTGGCCGCCTATCGTCTGGATGATCCCCTTGGAGCGAAAAAAACGGATGATTGGGCCTATTTTGTGCTGGCCCCACTCACTCCTTCGGGTATAGCCCTTATTGGAGATGTGCACAAATTCGTTCCCGCCGGGAAAAAACGTTTGAACCGTCTGGACCCGTTTCCCGGAGGGTTGAAAGCTGAAGTGCTTTTTGCAAAGGGTGAGCAAGAGGGTGAGCTTCTGGGTTTTGCCAAGAAAAAGCCCACTATTTTGGCACAGAAAGGCCGGGCCGAGCTCATTTCATTTGACAGGAAATCGGGTTTGTTTCGGGTAAGGGTTTCACCCGACGTCCATACGTCCTGGCAAAAATCTCCCGGCGGAAATTGGATTAAAACCGCCGCGTTGAAAATTGTAGCGAGGTGACTGGGGAATCCCCCTGCCCATGATTTGAATCCCGGGCAAATTAAAGAAAACACGAAAGGTAAACCGTTAAAACGGTTTTTAAGATGCTGCTTTTAAAATGTTGAGAGATTTTACAGGGAGTTTTCTCTTTTTCGCTGATGGAAAGCGGAGGTCTAAAAGGTTTGATAGGTTAGGAGTAAAATTCAAAACTCGAATCAATTTTTGGGATGAATATTTTAAATTTAAGTATTTCACTGCTCTTGTGAGGATAAATCAAAATTTGATTTGAATGATTTAATTCATTCTGTTGGTAATTTCGACTTTGCTTAGCCACAGGGAGAAGTAGCCCACGATTTCAATCGTGGGTAAAATTAGGAGAGAACAAGAAAGAGAAACCGTTTCAACGGTTTTGGGGAGGGAAAAATGTCTCATTCATTAATCCATATTTGGATTCACGGTATTTTTAGTACAAAAGACAAACAACCGCTGATTCATTCGAAAATTGAAAAAAAACTCTATTTTCACTTGAAGGCACATTTAGAAACTCATCTATCTTGTAAAGTGCGAGTCATTAATGGGACAGAAAATCACGTTCATGTGTTATTTTTACTTGGTCAAAATCATTCTATTCAAGAGATCTTTAAGAATTTAAAAGGGGAATCGTCACATTGGGTTAATCAACAGGATTTACTTACGAGAAAATTCGCCTGGCAGGTGGGTTACAGTGCGTTTTCGGTGAGTGAATCCATGGTTGAAACTGTGGAAAGATACATTAAAAATCAAAAAAATCACCACAAGAAATGGTCGTTTTCGGAGGAATGCGCGCTATTTTTTAAAAAAATACAAATGAATCAGGTAAACCGTTAAAACGGTTTTTGAGAATAAGAGTCAAACAATAGGATTGGAGAAATGAGACACGTTCAAAAGTTGGTTGGAATTTTTCTTGCGATTGGCCTTATTGGGGGACTGGGAAAACCAACCCCGCTTCCGGCCAAATCCAAAAAATCCATTTACCACAAGGGCTGGATTGATCTGAATAAAAACGGAAAAATGGATCCCTACGAAAATCCTGCCCTGCCCATTGAAAAGCGGGTGGACGACCTTTTGGCCCGCATGACGCTGAACGAAAAAACCTGCCAAATGGCGACCCTTTACGGCTATTCCAAAGTGGCCAAAGACCAGCTTCCCACGCCGGAATGGAAAACCGCCATCTGGAAGGACGGCATCGCCAACATCGATGAGCACCTGAGCGGCGATACACGCCGCGATTTTCCGCAAACCCCTTACGCCTGGCCGCCCTCCAAACATGCCTGGGCTCTGAACCAGGTGCAAAAATTCTTCATTGAAAATACCCGCCTGGGAATTCCGGTGGATTTTACCAACGAGGGCATTCATGGCGTGAAAAACATCGGCACGACCTGTTTTCCGGATCCCCCGGCCCTGGGCAGTACCTGGGATGTGAAACTGCTGACCCAGATTGGGCACGTCACGGGCCAGGAAGCCCGGGCCCTGGGTTACACCAATATCTACGCCCCTATTTTGGACATGGCCCGCGACCCCCGCTGGGGCCGCGTGGTGGAAAACTTCAGCGAAGACCCGTACCTGACCTCCGAATTGGCGGTTGCCATGAGTGGGGCCATGCAGGCCGAGCACATCGTGTCCACGCCCAAGCATTTTGCCGTGTACGGTGTACCGGAGGGCGGACGCGACGGACGGGCCCGAACAGCTCCCCACGTGACGCCTCGCGAACTGGAAACCATCTACCTGACCCCTTTTCGGGCGGTGTTTACCCGGGCCCACGCGCTGGGCGTCATGAGTTCGTACAACGATTACAACGGAATCCCGATTACCGGAAGCTGGGATTTTCTCACGCACAGGCTCCGCCAGAAATGGGGCTTTCGGGGCTACGTCGTGTCTGATAGCCGCGCGGTGGGTTTTCTGTGGAGCAAACACCACGTGGCGGCGACGTACAAGGAAGCCGTGCGCCAGGCGGTTCAGGCCGGGTTAAATGTGCGGACCGATTTTACCCCGCCGTCCGATTTCATTTTGCCGCTGCGGGAACTGGTGCGTGAGGGCAAAGTTTCCATGAAAACCATCAACGAGCGGGTGCGCGATGTCCTGCGTGTGAAATTCTGGCTGGGCCTTTTTGATCACCCGTACGTGAAGCACCCAAAACAGGGAGATCGGGTGGTGCACTCGGCCGAACATGTGGCACTATCCCTAAAGGCCAGCCGGGAAGGCCTGGTTCTCCTCAAAAATAAAAACAATCTTTTGCCGTTACGGAAGGATTTAAAAACGATTCTTGTAACCGGACCTAACGCCAACGAAGCCCATCTGGTGTCCGGGAAGTATGGCACGGTAAACGTAACCCTGACTACTGTCCTGGAGGGCATTCGCAAGGAGGTTTCTTCTCATACGAAAGTGCTGTACACCAAAGGGTGCAACATGGTAGATAAAAACTGGCCCCGGAGCGAGCTTTTCCCCAAACCTCCTACCGGAGAGGCCGCCGCCGAAATTCGAAAAGCGGCTTCCATGGCGCAGAAGGCTGACGCAGCCATTGTAGTGGTGGGTGAAAATCGGAAAATTGTGGGCGAAAGCCGTTCCCGAA
Proteins encoded in this region:
- a CDS encoding transposase, with amino-acid sequence MSHSLIHIWIHGIFSTKDKQPLIHSKIEKKLYFHLKAHLETHLSCKVRVINGTENHVHVLFLLGQNHSIQEIFKNLKGESSHWVNQQDLLTRKFAWQVGYSAFSVSESMVETVERYIKNQKNHHKKWSFSEECALFFKKIQMNQVNR
- a CDS encoding beta-glucosidase — protein: MRHVQKLVGIFLAIGLIGGLGKPTPLPAKSKKSIYHKGWIDLNKNGKMDPYENPALPIEKRVDDLLARMTLNEKTCQMATLYGYSKVAKDQLPTPEWKTAIWKDGIANIDEHLSGDTRRDFPQTPYAWPPSKHAWALNQVQKFFIENTRLGIPVDFTNEGIHGVKNIGTTCFPDPPALGSTWDVKLLTQIGHVTGQEARALGYTNIYAPILDMARDPRWGRVVENFSEDPYLTSELAVAMSGAMQAEHIVSTPKHFAVYGVPEGGRDGRARTAPHVTPRELETIYLTPFRAVFTRAHALGVMSSYNDYNGIPITGSWDFLTHRLRQKWGFRGYVVSDSRAVGFLWSKHHVAATYKEAVRQAVQAGLNVRTDFTPPSDFILPLRELVREGKVSMKTINERVRDVLRVKFWLGLFDHPYVKHPKQGDRVVHSAEHVALSLKASREGLVLLKNKNNLLPLRKDLKTILVTGPNANEAHLVSGKYGTVNVTLTTVLEGIRKEVSSHTKVLYTKGCNMVDKNWPRSELFPKPPTGEAAAEIRKAASMAQKADAAIVVVGENRKIVGESRSRTSLNLAGFQRNLVQAVVATGTPTVVVLINGRALTINWIAQHVPAILEAWFPGEQGGTAIAEALFGDVNPGGKLPVTFPKTVGEIPMAFPHAPASWA